Part of the Scomber japonicus isolate fScoJap1 chromosome 2, fScoJap1.pri, whole genome shotgun sequence genome, tctcctgctcctccaccctCTTTACATGGCTCCTGGGACAGCGAGCGCTCTCTGTCACGAGTGTTAGATGACCTGTCTCTGGAAGACCTAAAAGAAAATCAGCCACAGTTTACCATCGTGTTTTTGGCTGGTGTGTGAAGCACATCTTTAAGCCACCTGCATATTTTCCCAGCATTTGCCTGGTGCTTATTTTGAGCCCTGGAAGCAACTATTCATGAAAGTTACCTTTTAAAGTGTTGAAATTGTATACACTTCCAGTACAACTAACTTACAACTTAGTGCACCTCAaccatgaacaaacacaaattgTTCCTCTCTATGAGTGTCATAGAGTGTTTATTTGTTACTgccatgaaacaatcagaaagtTTTGTTTCTACCTCTTTGATTCACCAGCTTTCTTCTGATGTTTCTCGCTACCACCACTCGCTCTCTTCATCCACTCTCTAGCTCACTCAAACATCAccactctctctatctctctcgctGATCCTCTCagctctccctctttttcccaTCTTTTTAAAATCGAGTCCGGAAACAGACAGCAAAGCCTACTTTACTTCTAACGTTATCAAAAGAGAAGATGCCCTCCCCTCGTCTTAACGTCTTTGTACTCCTCATGGCAGCTCTGATCAGTCTGATCACTGGCTACGACTGGCTGCTTAaccagtacagtacagtaatggCTAGAAAAGCTGCGACCAGAAACACTATGTCAGAATGTTAATGTTCAATCATTAATTGGTAATAATGAGTGTAATGAGCTGGCACTCGATACTGCACTGTGTTGGATCCCCAGCAATACACCCACTAAGAGTGAAGTCGATCAGATGAATGGTTGTGGAGACACATGAagtacagagagaaacacagagtcCGAGATACTTAAGCCCCACCTCTTCCTTTTGTGCCTGTGAGAGTGGGAGCGTGAGCGGTGCCTGTCCTTGTGTCGAtgtttcctctctctatctcgaTCCCGGTCTCCACCTTCTTCTCTGGAACGAGAGGAGTGGTGACGTCTTGAACGATGGGAGGATGAACTGCCTCCATCCCTAGGAAAAACAATTTTATGGAGAAGACAGATTGTAAGGGTTCAGATTACTTTTATCACTCTCCTGAGTGTTTgtatatttcaacatttcaacactGCTGTATCACAGCTGGCTTTGTATACCATTATACCcttgtgtgtatgtactgtaatgCTAAAAACAGCTTCATATGATGCACTGTTCTCTGAGAAACCACAGCATAGCACACAACTAGCGTCACAATGGGCACTCACTCAAAATCCCTGTACTCTGCAAAAACAATACGTGCCAACCTTGCCTGGGATTTAGACAAATATTTATTGTGGGATAGGTTTTCGAGTACACTagacaaaacaaacttttaagCATTTCAGGTCAAAGCAGTCATACCTGTATCGATCTCCACTTCTAGATCTTGACCTAAGATAGAAACAGATCAGTTTTAGTTTCCAGACGACacaatttttttgttgttttttacatagTTGGAGTCAGGCTGTCTCTTACCTCCTACGGTCCCGCTCCCGTTCTCGCTCCCTCTCCCATTCTCGCTCTCTTTCACGCTCTCGTTCTCGCTCCCGTTCAACCTCCCACTGTCGCTCTCTCTCATCTTCTTTTTCAcgttcctctcttcttctcattcGCATTCTTTCTTGTTTCTCAATAACAGCTTTCtgtagttaaaaaaagaaaagaaaaaaaaaaggtaacacAAATTAGCAGGTTCTACTAAACAGATCAAAAATCATGCAAATTAGAGGAGTACGTGGTAGTTCTGGTGTGACCCTTACCCTTAACTTTTCAAGCTTCTCACGGATTTCAATGAAACCAAGATGCAGTTTGCCCCCAAAGTGGTCAGCAAGGCGACGATCATTGTCATGGAGACCCAAGTAGGCTGAGCACACCTCACACACCcgtagtttttgttgttgaaagCTGGAGGCTGGCATCGAGTTCCTGTACACATCCTGCAAGAGCAAACATGAGACTAAAGAGCTGCAGCAAATGAAGATTTGAGCATTTATTTCATGATTCATGAAAAGGTAATAACTCTACTTGAGCattaaagagaagaagacagctTGTTCATGTGACCTCTTTTAATAAACTCAAGACAGCTCAAAATTAAAGTTACAGGAgcatcagtttactgtcatcTCTATCAGATTTCTTTCCATTTCTGTGAAGTCATTGAGTGTGACCATGCGGCCATTGTTAAGATCAGTGTCATTAGTAAATTGTATAGTAAACCTTCACAGACAAACTTATTATCTCTGGTCCGGCTGGTGACATACAGGTCCAAATATTTTATCTACTCTAACAAAATAGATTTCTCATTTCTTATAATACAGCAGTTTAAAAGTCTCTCACCTCTGCTTCTTTCTTCAAGGCCCGAGTCTTCTCCACCTTTTCCAACAACTGCTGGGCCTCATCTACGTTGCCCTCGCCTCCCAGCTGCTCCGCCCGGGCCAGCAGCTTCCCGATCTCTTCATTCAGCTCGTGGACACGTTCGGCCTAATAAAGGCAGGTGGAAAAGACAACATAATGAGCCctaagctgtaaaaaaaataaataaagtgacttTGCACAGATTCTTGATAAGATGTTGTGTGGTATGGGGATTTATTATGCATGAAGACTTGATGACAATCACAATAACAATGTCAACAGTGCGCTTGTCACCTTTGCTGTCACTTCTGCGCTGATCTCATCTTGCGTCTCGGCTAGTCTCTTCTTGGCCAGCTCAGTCCTGCGGTCACAGTCAGCGATAAAAGACTGAAGGTGCTCAGCAGCCTGCACAAAGAAAAATTTGATGAGGTTTTTATGTGTGAGTAACATATCCACTGCAGCCCACGGCATTAAAAGAATATTCAACATGTTACTTTTACGTTGATGGAAAACAGATCAAaggtatttttcttttctttttataaaactCTCAGACAATAAATCTTTATAACTTTCATTAGTACTGTTTAATGTATTGCTAATACAACAAACTGCATATCTGCCTGTTATTAAGTGTGCCAACAAAGTTTGAAAGTTATGTCTCCAACAAATGTATGTAGTCAGTCAGAACTGAGCTCAACTCTGACATGCTCTGAAATGAGAATAGCACAACTAGAAAGCTGCGTGACTCGCTTTTATGCTGTGCTGCTTTTCAAGTAGTGTTCACTtatcagctttttttaaatgtagtctTAGTTCTGTATTACATGTCCTTGTtagtttttaaacatatttcgTCAACTTTGTCCTGCTTTTATTAGTTAGGTTTTAGTTGATTCAAAGTCTGGGCATTTTATCTTGGTCaaagaaaaccataacaatTTCACGATAGTTTAAGTCAATGAGAACTGTTGACATTTTCGTCTTTTTTAGTCATCAGATTATAATGAACATTTCGACagtcattttgtaattttagtCCATCTTATTTCATTATCTGATGAAGACCACAGGCTGAATGATTAATAGTGCAGCAGTTTATGCAGAATGTGTCTTGTACGTGTGACGGTTTCAATTTAAGAAACAGCATCCAGACATGAAACACTGattagcatttttattttgaatttttttttaaaccaaatgttttgGTTGAACAAACTTAGCTTTCTGTTCTGAGCAGAAATAAAATGTAGTTTGGCCAAAAAACTACTGTTCACATACTAACTGCAAGCTGCTggcataaaaaaagaatatataccTCTGTGCCCTATGGTTACCAGCCTTATGCCCCTACGGTTAACAAAATTGCTGTATAGCAAGCCAGTTCACATGGCATCAGTGTTAAAGATCGAACAAGGCAACATTTGCTGGAACACCCACTGTAATAAGCAAATTTAATGTTGTACACTGTTATTTTAATCAATACGGCTGTCTACACAGGCGGGCTAATGGCTTGCTCTATATACACGTAAATGTGACCTAAAGTctattttcctctgttttatgtgtgtaaCTACAGTCATTGTGTATTAGACTCTGAGTGCTTTCCAGCATGGGTGACCTACAGTCAACAGAGCACCTGAACACCTCCAGTGTAGACacactctctgctgctgtgctgctcaGGCTACGACTCCTGTCAGTCTAAAACGTtttgtcattaaaaaataacGAGAGATTTTGgtaatttttaaatgatttaaactaCCTTTCAGTCCCCCCCATCAACAATGTTGCATGTTTATATAGTCACAGTCAGTGTTTAATGACGTCAAGGCTGTCTCGTCATCATCTCATCTTAgtcatgtaaaaatgtttttgacgAACATATTCAGTCATGGTTATTGTTAACAAAATTAACATATGTCTTGAGTGAggtcaactttatttatacagcccatCACACTGAGATTTACTATCTGTGCAGCATGACATCATCGATCCTTAAGACTCTTGATTCAGAAGAGTAAAGTCTCCAGAGGAGAAACTAGACAGCTTCATCAAATTAAATCTTCCACAGTCAGCCACTGAATCATCCAGATATCAGGGCAGGCATTACCAGAAATGTGATGGATGTGACGGATGTCCACCCATGTCAGGTGTTTTAATCAGTGATGCTCTAGAGACAGCTTAGCATTCAGTATGAGCAACCAGTCTGGAATCAGTCCAACGAATGACTGTACTGTGTGAAAACTGTAAAGTGTGTCATCAGTTTCAATTTTCATAGGTTTTAGTTGCTTCAACCCATCTTCTGCAACGTGTTTCTCTTCCAGGTGGCTGTCATCGCATGACAGAAAGTATGCAAAGTGGATTAATTTACCACCACCCAGGCTTTCTGAAGTTTGACATGAAAGCAGCATTGTCAGTCTGGACGTCTGTAAGGAGCTGCATATACAAAACAGCCATTTGGCAGATTTAAGGgagaaattaattaatatttgcCATTAATTATTAGCTTGATATATTAAAAGGCGATCTAAAAAGTGAAGCTGTGCAGTGTAAGTTGAGATATGTACCTAGTATATTGAGACTGACAATATAACTGGGAAAAGCTAAATGTTGTGCTGCACTGGTGTAGCACAAAACAAAGTGGCTTCGAATACCATGAGGCAGGCTTTTACAACTTTGGAAAGTTATCACAGTGACAATAATTTTATCCTGCATTATGATGACTGTGAGGTAAACAGCAGAATTATCTGTGCTTTCACACAGATTACTGCCCAACAACTGCCTCCACACTACACACAATGTTTCTGACCGCTGCCTTAAAGGTGATGTTTGGAACTTATTTGCTCAGTGAGGTTCATATAATTGCTAAAATAATAGGACCTAATTATTCTAGCCTCACAGATATAATGACTCAAAAGATTCATCACTGATTAACACCTAATTTATTACTTGTCAAAACCTGTTTATCTGCATCTGGCACTTTGTAAGTGTTCACTTTGGACTCTGTTAATGTAATTGCCCCATTTTTGAACTATTCAGTGAGTGAGTACAGTGTTATTGTAGAATACAATAAATACTATGTGGGGAACAtaatggtgtgtttgtgtgtgttatgactCACATCAAGTTCAAAGAAGTACTCCTGCTCCTTAGAAGCAATCTCGTAGTCTGCTCTGAGCGCCAGGTCATGGACTTTCATACACTCTCCCAGGTCCATTCTCTACAGCAGCCAGAATGACAACAGATTAGGCTTGCATGTTTCCTCATTTCATTCACATTGAAATTAGTTCTAAAACTTCACATTTTTCACTCAAACaaatcccttttttaaaatgtcatccCCATCTAAATGAACACATGTAAATacatgaacacctgaacacctgtAAATACATGAACACCTGTAAATACAACATACTTTGAATGACTGTGCTGAAAGGCCACATATTGGTTACATACAGCGCAAGAGAGCATCACTTTTGTGTTGGCTATCCTCCAGCAAATcagatttgaaaataaataatgaccaTGAGGTTAAAGAAGAGACTCAATTTTAACTTCAGAGTGTTCACATACACATTATATAAAAAACGTTTTAAACACACTTTCTGTTCTTTGTAATCAGGTAACAGGACAAGTTCAAATAAACTTCTTTTGTCATCTTATCCCATCCACTGCAGTCAATGTCTGGCTGAAGTATATGGTCcaaaaaacatcagcatgtgACATGTGGTTGCATGTTTTGCACTTCTTGCTTGTTGAAGACTTAGGTTCAATTTTATGGCCACAATAAACTCTTCCCTTAGTCTTGTGTGGACATTTACTTTTGAATTAATTATCTGcacaaaacaagatttaaaaataGAGCCAGTTTCACTTTCATCACCAACATGTTAAAGATGTAGAAGGCTTTAAATATCTTCGTACAGTTCTTGACTTCCAGATAAGCttacataaaaaatacagaGTATATTTTGAAAAGCCTCTGAAGACTCAGTAGCCTCCATATTAGTCAAC contains:
- the zgc:158803 gene encoding LUC7 domain-containing protein, yielding MSAQAQMRAMLDQLMGTGRDGDTMRQRIKFTDERVCKSHLLDSCPHDILSGTRMDLGECMKVHDLALRADYEIASKEQEYFFELDAAEHLQSFIADCDRRTELAKKRLAETQDEISAEVTAKAERVHELNEEIGKLLARAEQLGGEGNVDEAQQLLEKVEKTRALKKEAEDVYRNSMPASSFQQQKLRVCEVCSAYLGLHDNDRRLADHFGGKLHLGFIEIREKLEKLRKAVIEKQERMRMRRREEREKEDERERQWEVEREREREREREREWERERERERDRRRSRSRSGDRYRDGGSSSSHRSRRHHSSRSREEGGDRDRDRERKHRHKDRHRSRSHSHRHKRKRSSRDRSSNTRDRERSLSQEPCKEGGGAGENWRDEKADFGNWEDRGRSTSPDTARGRERERSLSLERDRRSSSEERESGEI